From the genome of Desertifilum tharense IPPAS B-1220:
GAGATGGGGGGATGGGGAGATGGGGGGATGGGGAGATGGGGAGATGGGGGGATGGGGAGACAGCAGTTTATACTGTTGTTATCACTTAGCACTCAATACTCAGCACTCAGCACTCAGCACTTAGCACTTAGCACTCAGCACTCAGCACTCAGCACTCAGCACTCAGCACTAAAATGGCCCCTCTTACCTGGATAGAACTGGAAAACCTTACAGACTTTCAACTCGATCCTATCAATGGGCCAACTAATGCCCAGGCGCGGTTGCGGTTGTTTGGTCAATCAGAAACTGACGTGCGGGTGATACTTTACCGCGATAATCATGCTTGGTGTCCCTATTGCCAAAAAGTGTGGCTGTGGCTAGAAGAAAAGCGCATTCCCTACCGGATCGAAAAAGTCACCATGTTTTGCTATGGGGAAAAAGAAAGCTGGTATAAGCGCAAAGTCCCTTCTGGGATGTTACCCGCCCTAGAGTTAGATGGGCGACTGATTACCGAAAGCGATTATATTTTACTCGCCCTAGAGCAAACCTTTGGGCCATTAGAACAAAGCTTAGAAGACCGCACCGTTCTTTCTCTGCGACGGCTGGAACGGCTATTATTTCGGGCTTGGTGTACCTGGTTATGCTATCCCGCAGTTTCCTCGCGCCAAGAACAGCAAAACCGCGAACAGTTTACCGCAGTGGTGGCTAAAGTTGAAGAAGCCCTCGCCCAAACGCCAGGCCCCTACTTTCTGGAGAAGTTTGGCACAGTGGATGCGATCTTTACGCCCTATGTGGAACGGATGAACGCCAGTTTGTACTATTACAAAGGCTACTCCTTGCGAGAAGAAAACCCCCGCTTGTCGGCTTGGTTTGATGCAATGGAAACTCGATCCACCTATCGGGGAACGCAAAGCGACTTCCACACCCACGCCCACGACTTACCGCCCCAGATGGGAGGATGTTATGAGAATGGGGAACCCCAAATGCTGGAAAATAAGGCGCGGGTGGATAATGGGCCGTGGTTTGGGCTTCCCGATGTCAAGTATCCAGAACCCGAAAACTCTCGCGCTGAGGCGTTGTACCGGGTTCTGAAGCATCGCGCTAATATTATCCGAGTAAACCCAATGGATGATGCAGCGTTTGATGAAGCATTGCGCTGTGCTTTAACAACAATGATGACAGGCGAGGTTTGCACGCCACCGCCAGAGTCGGATCTGGGTTTGCGTTATTTGCGCGATCGCATTAACGTCCCCCGCGATATGTCAATCTACGCCGCCAAACGCCTGCGGGAAGCCCTAGAAAAGACCGCCTCCCAAGTCGGATCGCGCCAAGGCCCCCCTATGCCCCTCAAACACCGCCGCGATCAAGACCCCGCCCAATTTGCCTCGGTGTAGTCAACTCCCTGAGTGGGGGAGAGGATGGGGGGAAAGAAGGGAGTTGGGAGTTGGGAGTTAGGAGTTGGGGAAGAAGAGGATGGGGGGATGGGGAGATGGGGGGAAGAAGGGAGTTGGGAGTTGGGAGTTAGGAGTTGGGGAAGAAGGGGAAAATACTGACTTATTACTATAGTTCTCGGAACTCAGCACATTAGACTCAGCACTTTGTTGTAACTCCGTACTCTATTCCCACTCAGTACACTGCTTCGCAGAAGCTAAAGCAACAGCACTTTACACTCAGCACTAAGAATCCCACTCAGCACTCAGCACTTTACACTCAGCACTCTTCAAGACTGAGAAATGCGCTTGATTTCGCGATCGCCTAAAAGTTCATGCGTTTCTTTGAGTAGGGATGGAATAATATCAGCATGGGGACTATTGGCTAGACAGGAACGCAGATTTAACTCGTCGATGCAGTCGGCTTTTTGTCCGGGAAACCAATGTCCGCCATTTCCGAGTAAGTTGTAACGAGATTTGGCAAAATCAACCAAGTCGT
Proteins encoded in this window:
- a CDS encoding glutathione S-transferase family protein; the encoded protein is MAPLTWIELENLTDFQLDPINGPTNAQARLRLFGQSETDVRVILYRDNHAWCPYCQKVWLWLEEKRIPYRIEKVTMFCYGEKESWYKRKVPSGMLPALELDGRLITESDYILLALEQTFGPLEQSLEDRTVLSLRRLERLLFRAWCTWLCYPAVSSRQEQQNREQFTAVVAKVEEALAQTPGPYFLEKFGTVDAIFTPYVERMNASLYYYKGYSLREENPRLSAWFDAMETRSTYRGTQSDFHTHAHDLPPQMGGCYENGEPQMLENKARVDNGPWFGLPDVKYPEPENSRAEALYRVLKHRANIIRVNPMDDAAFDEALRCALTTMMTGEVCTPPPESDLGLRYLRDRINVPRDMSIYAAKRLREALEKTASQVGSRQGPPMPLKHRRDQDPAQFASV